Proteins encoded by one window of Antechinus flavipes isolate AdamAnt ecotype Samford, QLD, Australia chromosome 4, AdamAnt_v2, whole genome shotgun sequence:
- the HS3ST5 gene encoding heparan sulfate glucosamine 3-O-sulfotransferase 5 has product MLFKQQALLRQKLFVLGSLAIGSLLYLVARVGSLDRLQPICPIEGRFGARSQAEIPLRALQFKRGLLHEFRKGNATKEQIRLHNLVQQLPKAIIIGVRKGGTRALLEMLNLHPAVVKASQEIHFFDNDENYAKGIEWYRKKMPFSYPQQITIEKSPAYFITEEVPERIYKMNSSIKLLIIVREPTTRAISDYTQVLEGKERKNKTYYKFEKLAIDSNTCEVNTKYKAVRTSIYTKHLERWLKYFPIEQFHIVDGDRLITEPLPELQLVEKFLNLPPRISQYNLYFNATRGFYCLRFNIVFNKCLAGSKGRIHPEVDPSVITKLRKFFHPFNQKFYQITGRTLNWP; this is encoded by the exons ATGCTATTCAAACAGCAGGCGTTGCTGAGACAGAAGCTCTTTGTGCTGGGAAGTCTTGCTATTGGAAGTCTTCTATATCTAGTTGCCAGAGTTGGGAGCTTGGATAG ACTACAACCCATTTGCCCAATTGAAGGTCGATTTGGAGCCCGCAGTCAGGCTGAGATTCCACTTCGGGCATTGCAATTCAAACGTGGCCTTCTCCACGAGTTCCGGAAAGGCAACGCCACCAAGGAGCAGATTCGACTCCACAACCTGGTCCAGCAACTCCCAAAAGCTATCATCATTGGGGTGAGGAAAGGAGGTACCAGAGCCCTACTTGAGATGCTAAATCTCCATCCTGCTGTGGTCAAAGCCTCCCAGGAAATCCACTTTTTTGATAATGATGAGAATTATGCCAAGGGCATTGAGTGGTACAGGAAGAAAATGCCATTTTCATACCCTCAGCAAATCACCATTGAGAAGAGTCCTGCCTATTTTATTACAGAAGAGGTACCAGAAAGGATTTACAAAATGAACTCATCTATCAAGTTGCTGATCATTGTCAGGGAACCCACAACAAGAGCTATTTCTGATTACACTCAGGTGctagaggggaaggagaggaagaataaaaCCTACTACAAATTTGAAAAGCTGGCAATAGACTCTAATACCTGTGAAGTGAACACTAAATATAAAGCTGTGAGGACCAGCATCTATACAAAACATCTGGAGAGATGGCTGAAATACTTTCCAATTGAGCAGTTTCACATAGTAGATGGAGATCGGCTCATTACAGAACCACTGCCAGAACTCCAGTTAGTGGAGAAGTTCCTCAATCTTCCTCCCAGGATCAGTCAATACAATTTATACTTCAATGCTACAAGAGGGTTTTACTGCCTGCGGTTTAACATTGTCTTTAACAAGTGCCTGGCAGGCAGCAAGGGACGCATTCATCCAGAGGTAGATCCCTCTGTAATTACCAAATTGCGCAAATTCTTTCACCCTTTCAATCAAAAATTCTACCAGATCACTGGGAGAACATTGAACTGGCCCTAA